The Coleofasciculus chthonoplastes PCC 7420 genome includes a region encoding these proteins:
- a CDS encoding retropepsin-like aspartic protease family protein yields the protein MKRYLSRQVLPVFLAIAGIISSTSISHSQSDLPCYLEDSNGNVIDLGHLCGSGNSTPSVIQVPIKRRVSGIPVVDVQFNGNSRFEMLFDTGASGIAITPPMAQVLNVAPEGVVITSTAGGKVEVPRGRVNSVAVGGIEVTNPEVTINQHLDIGLLGQGFFGVYDVTIKENVIELRYR from the coding sequence ATGAAACGCTATTTATCCCGCCAAGTCTTACCTGTATTCCTCGCGATCGCAGGAATTATCTCATCTACCAGTATCTCCCATTCCCAGAGTGATTTGCCCTGCTACCTAGAAGACAGCAACGGCAATGTCATTGATCTGGGTCACCTTTGTGGTAGTGGTAACAGTACACCCTCAGTGATTCAAGTTCCCATTAAACGCCGAGTGTCCGGAATTCCGGTCGTTGATGTCCAATTTAATGGCAACAGCCGTTTTGAAATGCTCTTCGATACAGGGGCGTCTGGAATTGCCATTACCCCTCCAATGGCACAAGTTTTAAACGTTGCACCCGAAGGCGTCGTTATCACCTCCACGGCGGGTGGCAAAGTCGAAGTTCCGCGAGGTCGCGTCAATTCTGTCGCCGTCGGCGGTATTGAAGTCACGAATCCGGAGGTGACGATTAATCAACACCTTGATATCGGACTATTAGGACAAGGATTTTTTGGTGTCTATGATGTGACGATTAAGGAAAATGTGATCGAACTTAGATATCGGTAG
- a CDS encoding retropepsin-like aspartic protease family protein, with protein MMWQSFWSRRVWIALFSTLTLLNSACSNSEADTVASPTPTQAASPVSTPSASPSPKPQAAKPQPPSPPQSDTYEEAIDVATSAVTISQSAVSREDWNLVANRWQEAIELLKAVPASSQHHSTAQQKLSQYQNLLADAKQRSTPPPPKPKQGDSSPQFFSIPIKGKVRGIPIIEVTFNGQREFDMLFDTGATNTLITQTIASSLNLKPVGFSQMSVADGAVVQMPVTILESIESDGRLKRDLEVAIAPPAMPVGLLGHDFFDGYDITIKDSVIEFRKRS; from the coding sequence ATGATGTGGCAATCTTTCTGGAGTCGTCGTGTTTGGATCGCTTTATTCAGCACCTTAACCCTACTCAACAGTGCATGTAGTAATAGTGAGGCGGATACGGTTGCAAGTCCTACTCCGACGCAAGCCGCCAGTCCGGTTTCCACCCCTTCCGCTTCTCCCTCGCCCAAACCACAAGCCGCAAAACCCCAACCACCGTCACCCCCTCAATCAGACACCTACGAAGAAGCCATTGATGTGGCGACAAGTGCGGTTACGATTAGTCAATCAGCGGTGAGTCGAGAGGATTGGAATTTAGTGGCGAATCGTTGGCAAGAAGCCATTGAGTTACTAAAAGCTGTACCCGCTTCCAGTCAGCATCACTCAACCGCCCAACAGAAGTTATCTCAATACCAAAACCTGCTGGCGGATGCCAAACAGCGATCCACACCGCCACCGCCGAAACCGAAACAAGGGGATAGTAGTCCCCAGTTTTTCTCAATACCGATTAAAGGAAAAGTTCGGGGTATTCCCATTATCGAAGTTACCTTTAATGGTCAACGGGAATTTGATATGCTGTTTGATACCGGAGCGACGAATACGCTAATCACCCAAACGATCGCGTCCTCACTAAACTTAAAACCGGTTGGGTTTAGTCAGATGAGTGTAGCCGATGGTGCGGTTGTACAAATGCCAGTTACGATCCTGGAATCCATAGAAAGCGATGGTCGCCTGAAACGAGATCTTGAAGTCGCGATCGCACCGCCAGCTATGCCTGTTGGACTCTTGGGACATGACTTTTTTGACGGCTATGACATCACCATCAAAGATAGTGTGATTGAATTTCGCAAACGCTCATAA
- a CDS encoding DUF2079 domain-containing protein: MATSRSLNTVRSAIAVSALILLICSSLRHALFQSTAFDLGYFDQATYLISQGQTPIVSFWGYHFMGGHADWILYGLALLYKIHPDVHWLFAVQAIALAVGALPTFYLARQAGLKESQATAMAIVYLLYPLIFNLNLFDFHAEVIALPAFLGAVLAARLNRKIWFCGAIVLILACRDALSLTVAAMGFWLLVFEKKRWFGGMALAAGIAWFLIATQVIIPSFRPNGVEAVGRYAFLGDSVLEIAKNLLLKPGLVLGRIFTLPNLEYLALLFSPLIWGLSAQHLIPLVGAVPTLIINLITDYQLQKDLIHQYSLPALPFLLLAVISTLAAGKGWFRHPRSMIIWSLVAFLALAKFGYFWSRYLESIDTWQATREAIAQIQTKGGVLVPAQVAPHLTHRPVVKLVTVGAETTELGEFDYVLLNQRHPGWGSSPEVVNQLLERLQNTPKFQLSYQQDEVYLFTQRLIRNSGNESR, from the coding sequence ATGGCAACAAGTCGGTCTCTTAATACGGTTAGGTCTGCGATCGCGGTAAGTGCTTTAATACTATTGATATGTAGCAGCTTACGACACGCCCTATTTCAATCCACTGCTTTTGATTTGGGCTATTTTGACCAAGCGACTTACCTTATTAGCCAGGGACAAACCCCCATTGTTTCCTTCTGGGGTTATCATTTTATGGGCGGTCATGCGGATTGGATTCTCTATGGACTCGCCTTGCTGTACAAAATCCATCCCGATGTCCATTGGTTGTTTGCGGTGCAAGCCATTGCGTTAGCTGTCGGTGCTTTACCCACCTTTTATCTCGCCCGTCAAGCAGGGTTAAAGGAGTCCCAAGCAACAGCAATGGCAATTGTCTATCTGCTGTATCCATTAATTTTTAATCTCAATCTATTTGATTTCCATGCCGAAGTTATCGCTTTACCCGCTTTTTTAGGCGCAGTTTTGGCGGCGCGGCTGAATCGTAAGATTTGGTTTTGTGGGGCAATTGTTTTGATTTTGGCGTGTCGGGATGCTTTATCTCTGACGGTAGCCGCCATGGGGTTTTGGTTGTTAGTTTTTGAGAAAAAACGGTGGTTTGGTGGGATGGCGTTAGCGGCAGGAATTGCCTGGTTTTTGATTGCCACTCAAGTGATTATTCCCTCCTTTAGACCCAATGGTGTTGAAGCAGTCGGGCGCTATGCTTTCTTAGGAGACTCGGTTCTAGAAATCGCCAAAAATCTGCTTCTTAAACCGGGGTTAGTATTGGGAAGAATTTTTACCTTGCCTAACCTAGAATATTTGGCTTTGCTGTTCTCACCTCTGATTTGGGGACTTTCAGCCCAGCATCTAATCCCTTTAGTTGGTGCAGTTCCTACTTTGATAATAAACTTAATCACTGACTACCAACTTCAAAAAGATTTAATTCATCAGTACTCTTTGCCAGCACTGCCCTTTCTCTTATTAGCCGTCATTTCTACATTAGCCGCCGGAAAGGGATGGTTCCGCCACCCGCGAAGCATGATTATCTGGTCATTGGTTGCGTTTTTAGCGTTAGCCAAATTTGGTTATTTTTGGTCGAGATATTTGGAATCTATTGATACTTGGCAAGCGACAAGGGAAGCCATTGCTCAAATTCAAACTAAAGGTGGGGTTTTAGTTCCTGCCCAAGTTGCTCCCCATTTAACCCACCGCCCTGTGGTTAAGTTGGTAACCGTCGGTGCGGAAACGACTGAGTTAGGGGAATTTGATTATGTACTATTGAATCAGCGTCATCCGGGTTGGGGAAGTAGTCCAGAGGTGGTTAATCAATTGTTAGAACGGTTACAAAATACACCTAAGTTTCAATTAAGTTATCAGCAGGATGAAGTTTATTTGTTTACCCAGAGGTTAATTAGGAATTCTGGAAATGAATCGAGATGA
- a CDS encoding DUF445 domain-containing protein, with the protein MNLSNLWLLFLPPIAGGIIGYFTNDLAIKMLFRPYRPIYIGKRRLPFTPGLIPDNQERLAKRVSDTIMGSLLTPSEMQRLARRLLHRERVRGAILWMLNLTLQQVQLDKEQKTAKILAAILHDLLGESLPRLLKVLARRENFLEAQLNQIFDQILLEFQLNEQQAQQLSQWILQVALPPDVLRQGIIDFLTDRNIQIIDEGFREKTSGTYWIVANLFGLRNTLTRLRTYCLDEKEETNARLKELLTALGARERLQIWLQTLSLQNLPVSTVRQLRKTMRDAVRTYIREQGGEFLQGLSQSIDWEKVAVLILNRLRESAIMSSSMELISQELALILERYLEEDLEKLVTQVIPILSIDQLIVERVRGTSPESLEVAVKVIVKNELQAIVNLGGILGVVIGLFQTGLILFRGF; encoded by the coding sequence TTGAATTTATCGAACCTGTGGCTGCTATTCTTACCTCCAATCGCGGGGGGAATTATTGGCTATTTCACTAATGATTTAGCAATTAAAATGCTATTCCGTCCCTACCGCCCCATCTACATTGGCAAGCGGCGGTTACCGTTTACACCCGGTTTAATTCCCGATAACCAGGAACGGTTAGCGAAACGGGTATCCGATACCATCATGGGTTCTTTGTTAACCCCGTCGGAGATGCAACGACTAGCACGGCGTCTACTGCATCGGGAACGGGTGCGTGGGGCAATTCTGTGGATGCTCAATCTGACGTTGCAACAAGTCCAGTTAGATAAGGAACAGAAAACAGCGAAGATTCTTGCGGCTATCCTCCACGACTTATTAGGAGAATCATTGCCCCGTTTACTCAAAGTTTTAGCCCGTCGCGAGAATTTTTTAGAAGCCCAGCTTAACCAAATTTTTGACCAAATTTTGCTGGAGTTTCAACTGAATGAGCAACAAGCGCAACAGCTTTCCCAGTGGATTTTGCAAGTGGCATTACCGCCAGATGTGCTGCGTCAAGGGATTATTGATTTTTTAACCGATCGCAATATCCAAATCATTGATGAAGGGTTTCGCGAGAAGACAAGCGGCACCTATTGGATTGTCGCCAATTTATTTGGACTACGCAATACTCTCACCCGTTTGCGAACTTATTGCTTAGATGAGAAAGAGGAAACTAATGCGCGTCTAAAAGAATTACTGACCGCCTTGGGTGCCCGTGAACGGCTACAGATATGGCTGCAAACTCTATCCCTACAAAATTTGCCTGTGTCTACGGTGCGACAGTTACGCAAAACCATGCGAGATGCAGTACGTACTTATATCCGAGAGCAGGGCGGTGAATTTTTGCAAGGTTTAAGTCAATCCATTGATTGGGAAAAGGTCGCGGTATTAATTTTAAACCGATTGCGAGAGTCGGCGATTATGAGCAGCTCAATGGAATTAATTAGTCAAGAACTGGCATTAATTTTGGAGCGTTATCTGGAAGAAGATTTAGAAAAATTGGTGACGCAGGTTATTCCCATTTTATCGATTGATCAGCTCATTGTAGAGCGGGTAAGAGGTACATCACCGGAATCCTTAGAAGTTGCCGTTAAAGTGATTGTCAAAAATGAATTACAAGCGATTGTTAATTTAGGCGGGATTTTGGGTGTAGTGATCGGTTTATTTCAGACTGGGTTAATCCTATTTCGGGGATTTTGA
- the ubiE gene encoding bifunctional demethylmenaquinone methyltransferase/2-methoxy-6-polyprenyl-1,4-benzoquinol methylase UbiE codes for MTNDHSPSEIRHLFDRIAPVYDQLNQWLSLGQHRIWKKMAVKWCDLEPGEIGLDLCCGSGDLAELLAREVGKTGQVYGVDFSPRLLAIAKARATYHYPPLTLHWIEADALDLPFQDNFFHGATMGYGLRNVTDIPGCLRELYRVLKPGAKAAILDFHRPQHAPLRQFQQWYLDTIVVPRAKSLGLEQEYAYITPSLERFPNGKQQVELAHHAGFSQATHYPIAGGMMGVLVVRKP; via the coding sequence ATGACAAATGACCATTCCCCATCAGAAATTCGCCATTTATTCGATCGCATCGCCCCAGTTTACGACCAACTCAACCAGTGGTTAAGTTTAGGTCAACATCGGATCTGGAAAAAGATGGCGGTGAAGTGGTGCGACTTAGAGCCAGGTGAGATTGGGTTAGATTTATGCTGTGGGAGTGGCGATTTAGCCGAACTGCTAGCACGAGAGGTAGGCAAAACGGGTCAAGTGTATGGGGTGGATTTTTCGCCTCGGCTACTCGCGATCGCAAAAGCTAGGGCAACTTATCATTATCCTCCCTTAACCCTTCACTGGATTGAAGCCGATGCTCTCGATTTACCCTTCCAGGATAATTTTTTCCACGGTGCCACCATGGGGTATGGTTTGCGGAATGTTACCGATATTCCCGGTTGTTTGCGAGAACTGTACCGAGTCCTCAAACCGGGGGCAAAGGCGGCTATCCTAGACTTTCATCGTCCTCAACACGCCCCCTTACGTCAGTTTCAGCAATGGTATCTCGACACAATCGTCGTACCCCGTGCCAAATCCTTAGGCTTAGAGCAAGAATATGCCTACATCACTCCCAGCTTAGAGCGATTTCCCAACGGAAAACAGCAAGTTGAACTTGCCCACCATGCGGGATTTAGCCAAGCTACTCACTATCCCATCGCTGGAGGAATGATGGGCGTTTTGGTTGTCAGGAAACCGTAG
- a CDS encoding response regulator: MDKVNPNFDNITRQFMSLERSQKPKMLVVDDEPDNLDLLYRTFRRHFSVFRAESGAQALSILSNEGEVAVIISDQRMPEMKGTEFLSKTVPQFPDTMRIILTGFTDVEDLVEAINAGQVYRYITKPWDPNELKTVVERAVQTYELLKQRTEELQRAHAQMALMETLVQVAQESESLETSLPQIAQVFSDSFGTDTCILQLVEDDHLIDVKGTYSQDESLVNPLESDPLLPDAIANRQLQVWINPPGATPQDATEYYQKIGIKAHLLIPIVHRSELLALLSLQWQQQARKLSEDELKLIHLSAQQVGLAIATSR, encoded by the coding sequence ATGGACAAGGTGAACCCTAATTTTGATAATATCACTCGTCAGTTCATGAGTTTGGAGCGATCGCAAAAACCGAAAATGCTTGTGGTGGATGATGAACCCGATAACTTGGATCTCCTCTACCGCACCTTCCGCCGTCACTTTAGCGTATTCAGGGCTGAAAGTGGCGCTCAAGCCCTCTCGATCCTTTCCAATGAGGGAGAAGTCGCTGTGATTATTTCTGATCAGCGGATGCCAGAAATGAAAGGAACGGAGTTTTTGAGCAAAACCGTCCCCCAGTTTCCGGATACCATGCGGATTATCTTAACCGGATTTACGGATGTGGAAGACTTAGTAGAAGCCATTAATGCCGGACAAGTCTATCGCTATATTACCAAGCCCTGGGACCCAAACGAACTCAAAACAGTTGTAGAACGGGCAGTTCAAACCTACGAACTCCTGAAGCAACGCACCGAGGAGTTGCAGCGAGCTCATGCTCAAATGGCACTCATGGAAACCCTGGTGCAAGTGGCTCAAGAGTCAGAAAGCCTAGAAACCAGCTTGCCCCAAATCGCCCAAGTATTTAGCGACAGCTTTGGCACAGACACCTGTATCCTGCAACTGGTAGAAGACGATCATTTGATAGATGTAAAAGGTACATACAGCCAAGATGAATCCCTTGTCAACCCCCTAGAATCAGATCCCCTCTTGCCAGACGCGATCGCTAATCGCCAACTACAAGTCTGGATTAACCCCCCGGGCGCAACTCCCCAAGACGCCACAGAGTATTACCAGAAAATTGGCATTAAAGCCCACCTGCTGATTCCAATTGTCCACCGCAGCGAACTCCTAGCTCTACTTTCCCTCCAATGGCAACAACAGGCGCGTAAACTGAGTGAAGATGAGCTAAAACTGATTCACCTATCCGCCCAGCAGGTTGGTTTAGCGATCGCAACCAGTCGTTGA
- a CDS encoding RuBisCO accumulation factor 1 — protein sequence MTEISPGNPHHNPQANSETVDADALIQLLRRKERNWVEWGQACQQLQSAGYSSQAVFEQTGFEPIQQNQVIVASQVYETLVKAGVSEAVRSRFDRTGSDILYELRILTQPERAAAAEFIVARNLDADGAREVAKAMKELSRRRSLPEGFSDHPGDAVAYQYWKLAQQQQNLQERSRLVARGLMFAHSQSSRQEIEQLLTEPLGGNRRRAPRFPLYRVEASEQLPRLIPLAGEFPVTTAEFQQVETVKTKGAFQIVDSAHQQQIVAIPGWQIVAKAQEPLAILGNITQLPKQENQKSEAVLLIVDRKTPEWDADNYYMVDQSGTLAIQWFSEQPDIPLLGQLILVLRPKQILDEPLSQDLWQIDE from the coding sequence ATGACTGAAATATCACCTGGAAATCCTCACCATAATCCTCAAGCTAACTCAGAGACAGTAGATGCTGATGCACTAATTCAGTTGCTCAGGCGCAAAGAACGTAACTGGGTAGAGTGGGGGCAAGCGTGTCAACAACTCCAAAGTGCTGGCTATAGTTCCCAAGCCGTTTTTGAACAAACGGGGTTTGAGCCAATCCAACAGAATCAAGTCATTGTAGCATCTCAGGTATACGAAACGTTAGTCAAAGCTGGCGTATCAGAAGCGGTGCGATCGCGCTTTGATCGGACGGGGAGTGATATCCTCTATGAGTTGCGGATTCTCACCCAACCAGAACGAGCCGCCGCCGCTGAGTTTATTGTTGCCAGAAATCTGGATGCAGATGGTGCCCGTGAGGTGGCAAAAGCGATGAAAGAGTTGTCGCGTCGCCGTAGCCTACCGGAAGGATTTTCGGATCACCCAGGTGATGCCGTAGCTTACCAATACTGGAAACTTGCCCAACAACAGCAGAATTTACAAGAGCGATCGCGCTTAGTCGCACGAGGGTTAATGTTTGCTCATAGCCAATCGTCGCGTCAAGAAATTGAGCAATTACTCACAGAACCCTTGGGAGGGAACCGCCGTCGAGCGCCCCGTTTTCCCCTCTATCGCGTGGAAGCGAGTGAACAATTACCGCGACTGATCCCATTGGCGGGTGAGTTTCCGGTAACGACTGCTGAGTTTCAGCAAGTGGAGACGGTGAAGACAAAGGGGGCGTTTCAGATTGTTGATTCTGCCCATCAGCAACAGATTGTCGCCATTCCCGGTTGGCAAATCGTCGCCAAGGCACAAGAGCCTTTGGCAATTTTAGGTAATATTACTCAGCTTCCTAAGCAAGAGAATCAAAAATCAGAAGCGGTGTTGCTAATTGTTGACCGCAAAACACCAGAGTGGGATGCCGATAATTATTATATGGTTGATCAATCGGGGACATTAGCGATCCAGTGGTTTTCGGAACAACCCGATATACCCTTACTGGGACAGCTAATTCTGGTGTTACGTCCCAAGCAAATTCTCGATGAACCGTTGAGTCAGGATCTGTGGCAAATCGACGAATAA
- a CDS encoding molybdenum cofactor guanylyltransferase translates to MTDSHVSFSAMVLAGGQSSRMGQDKALIPIQGMPLLRQVCTIALKCTREVFVVTPWPERYRDILPKNCHLIQEMLLLGEAQSHGPLVAFAQGLTQVKRDWVLLLACDLPQLQVEVLHNWGSQLTNAPKEVMAVLPRSPKGWEPLCGFYRRQCLPQLIDYINQGGRSFQKWLAQHPVQELPVRDRQVLFNCNTPEDLKVIN, encoded by the coding sequence CTGACGGATTCCCATGTTTCTTTCTCAGCGATGGTTTTAGCGGGTGGACAAAGTTCTCGCATGGGTCAGGACAAAGCCTTGATTCCTATTCAAGGTATGCCGTTACTGAGACAGGTTTGTACCATTGCCCTTAAATGTACTCGTGAAGTTTTTGTGGTCACGCCTTGGCCCGAACGATATCGAGATATTCTACCGAAAAATTGCCATCTCATCCAAGAAATGCTGCTTTTGGGAGAGGCTCAATCCCATGGTCCTTTGGTCGCATTTGCTCAAGGATTAACTCAAGTGAAACGGGATTGGGTGCTTTTACTTGCCTGTGACTTGCCCCAACTTCAAGTTGAGGTTTTGCACAATTGGGGTAGTCAGTTAACAAATGCTCCCAAAGAGGTGATGGCTGTACTCCCCCGAAGTCCCAAAGGATGGGAACCTCTATGTGGTTTTTACCGACGCCAATGTTTACCCCAATTAATCGATTATATTAATCAGGGAGGACGATCCTTTCAAAAATGGCTGGCGCAGCATCCTGTCCAGGAACTTCCAGTTCGCGATCGCCAGGTTTTATTTAACTGTAATACCCCAGAAGACTTGAAAGTGATCAATTAG
- a CDS encoding sensor histidine kinase, whose translation MFQATRRRLALWYTTVTAVLLLLFATGVYLYVRSTLIERVDDTLKHVVEVVDRSLVIQPSEGTVTPYQINVEASFRDNTQAVEDDHIDLEWFSPTGELLWSTLSEPLDIPLHPRQTAETVHLSPDHLLRQFTKRVELGRYVLGYLRVSHPWFEVTKPIRQLIVDLTVGTTLMILSTAAIGWLLSELAMKPVRDSYQRLKQFTADASHELRNPIATIQTNVQVALADPDMEPQWQRHQLKVVERLTQRLGRLVNDLLFLARIDSGMVQPEWQPVPLDALLMEVIEEQQLIADQKGIFLSLHLPEIPDFDLKSNDTSAELSVDSTSESDARDRTVRSERFSASAPRSPLYPLDDEAFTVRSERFSASHPPLQSLDDEVFTLLGDWNQLARLFTNLVSNAVQYTPPKTDKDEEGWVQVKLELVKRPSKGGRQGSSWIQVQVRDNGIGIPETALPLIFDRFYRIDPARTKDAAAGSGLGLAIAKAIVDNHHGQIHIASTLNQGTTVTVSLPISPLDSPKRLYVGVKD comes from the coding sequence ATGTTTCAAGCTACTCGTCGCCGTCTGGCACTTTGGTATACAACAGTTACGGCTGTCTTATTATTACTATTCGCGACAGGGGTTTACTTGTACGTCCGCAGCACCTTAATTGAACGGGTAGACGATACCTTAAAGCATGTGGTGGAAGTTGTCGATCGCTCTCTAGTGATTCAGCCCAGTGAGGGAACGGTTACTCCTTATCAGATTAACGTAGAAGCCAGTTTTCGCGATAATACCCAAGCCGTGGAAGATGACCACATTGACTTAGAATGGTTTAGTCCCACGGGTGAGTTGCTGTGGTCAACCCTATCAGAACCCCTGGATATTCCCCTGCATCCCCGACAAACAGCCGAAACTGTCCATCTATCCCCGGATCACCTGTTGCGTCAGTTCACCAAGCGAGTCGAACTGGGACGCTATGTTTTAGGCTATTTACGGGTGAGTCATCCCTGGTTTGAAGTCACCAAACCCATCCGCCAGTTAATCGTCGATTTAACGGTGGGAACAACGCTAATGATTCTCTCCACCGCCGCGATTGGTTGGTTACTCTCAGAACTCGCCATGAAACCCGTGCGCGACTCCTACCAACGGTTAAAACAGTTTACTGCTGATGCTTCCCATGAGTTAAGAAATCCCATCGCCACGATTCAAACCAACGTGCAAGTGGCGCTAGCCGATCCCGATATGGAACCGCAATGGCAACGCCATCAACTTAAGGTAGTAGAACGATTAACCCAGCGCTTGGGACGATTGGTGAATGATTTGCTATTTTTGGCGCGGATTGATAGTGGTATGGTACAACCCGAATGGCAACCTGTCCCCCTAGATGCGTTGCTGATGGAAGTGATTGAAGAACAACAGTTAATTGCCGATCAAAAAGGTATTTTTCTGTCGCTGCATTTGCCAGAAATTCCGGATTTCGATTTAAAATCTAACGATACGAGTGCTGAATTATCCGTTGATTCTACCTCGGAATCAGACGCACGCGATCGCACCGTTCGTAGTGAGCGCTTTAGCGCTTCCGCCCCCCGCTCCCCCCTATACCCCTTAGATGACGAAGCATTTACCGTTCGTAGTGAGCGCTTTAGCGCTTCCCATCCCCCCCTACAATCCTTAGATGACGAGGTGTTTACCCTTCTGGGCGACTGGAATCAATTAGCGCGTTTATTCACCAATCTTGTCAGTAATGCAGTGCAATATACGCCACCGAAAACGGACAAAGACGAGGAAGGATGGGTACAAGTAAAACTTGAATTGGTTAAGCGTCCTAGTAAAGGTGGACGACAGGGTTCCTCCTGGATTCAAGTTCAAGTTCGCGACAATGGTATTGGGATTCCTGAAACCGCATTACCACTGATATTTGATCGCTTCTATCGCATCGATCCTGCCAGAACTAAAGATGCGGCGGCAGGTTCTGGATTAGGGTTAGCGATCGCTAAAGCCATTGTAGACAATCATCACGGTCAGATTCACATAGCCAGCACACTGAATCAAGGTACTACAGTAACGGTTAGTTTACCCATCAGTCCGCTTGATTCCCCCAAACGACTGTATGTCGGTGTTAAGGATTAA
- a CDS encoding PAS domain-containing protein, producing MGEYLHKKMSAGTFNRDLKRFMQQLEALQGRLDRLYHCVNAANDQSHLLPSAFKELGIASEELQVAIEELLAQAEESAAMQLELAAERQRYQHLFQFLPHAYLETDTNGKIIEANQAAANLLNVSQQFLVGKPLVQRA from the coding sequence ATGGGGGAATATTTACACAAGAAAATGAGTGCGGGGACGTTTAACCGTGACTTGAAGCGGTTTATGCAGCAACTTGAGGCATTACAAGGACGCTTAGATCGGCTTTACCACTGTGTCAATGCTGCAAACGACCAATCCCACCTACTACCCTCAGCCTTTAAAGAACTCGGTATTGCTTCAGAAGAACTGCAAGTGGCAATAGAGGAACTTCTAGCACAGGCGGAGGAATCGGCAGCAATGCAACTAGAATTAGCGGCTGAACGCCAGCGTTATCAACACCTATTCCAGTTTTTGCCCCATGCTTACCTAGAAACGGATACCAACGGGAAAATTATAGAAGCCAATCAAGCTGCTGCCAACCTACTGAATGTATCGCAGCAGTTTTTAGTCGGTAAACCCCTAGTGCAGCGGGCATAA
- a CDS encoding DUF1830 domain-containing protein, giving the protein MNSQTTSRQTTSVSQPSQSTSNNHPSLCCYINHTSQVQVIRLVNQSHTNWQRVIFPGERCLFEADSESNLEIMVNEAVSSLVNCQKLLVKLEA; this is encoded by the coding sequence ATGAATTCTCAAACCACTTCTCGTCAAACAACTTCCGTCTCTCAACCCAGCCAAAGTACATCTAATAATCACCCAAGTCTCTGCTGTTATATCAATCACACCAGCCAGGTTCAGGTTATCCGGCTTGTGAATCAATCCCATACTAATTGGCAACGGGTTATTTTTCCCGGTGAACGTTGCCTGTTTGAAGCTGACTCTGAATCTAACTTAGAGATTATGGTTAATGAAGCGGTTTCTTCTCTAGTTAATTGTCAAAAATTGCTAGTAAAACTCGAAGCATGA